From the genome of Chitinispirillales bacterium ANBcel5, one region includes:
- a CDS encoding NUDIX domain-containing protein, which yields MTSATAESTFIPQDTYNTILKNMPIACVDFVLIADGKALLVLRKDAPARGQWWVPGGRIIKGEMMRETAARKATEEVGIEVHVGPIIHTDETIFPDGPCAIPVHSINTCFFVYPAEGSTTPFLDSHHEEFRWVENIEPGLHPYVRRCLAGAGLKESGES from the coding sequence ATGACCTCAGCAACTGCTGAAAGTACCTTCATTCCTCAGGATACCTATAATACCATATTAAAGAACATGCCCATCGCCTGTGTGGATTTTGTGCTTATAGCTGATGGAAAGGCGCTTCTTGTTTTAAGAAAGGATGCTCCTGCCAGGGGACAGTGGTGGGTGCCCGGTGGACGTATTATAAAAGGCGAAATGATGCGTGAGACCGCCGCACGAAAAGCGACCGAGGAGGTGGGTATAGAGGTACATGTGGGGCCAATAATCCATACCGACGAAACGATTTTTCCCGATGGCCCCTGTGCGATACCGGTACACAGTATCAATACCTGTTTTTTTGTCTATCCTGCAGAGGGAAGCACCACTCCTTTTCTGGATTCTCATCACGAAGAGTTTCGTTGGGTAGAAAACATTGAGCCGGGACTTCACCCCTATGTGCGCAGATGTCTTGCAGGAGCCGGTTTAAAGGAGAGTGGCGAGAGTTAA
- a CDS encoding GDP-L-fucose synthase: MELQEKIFVAGHRGLVGSALCKMLRKKGYKNIITRTRDELDLLDQARVEQFFKEEKPDYVFLAAAKVGGIYANNTYPAEFAYSNMQIQNNIVHSSYKSGVQKLCFLGSSCIYPKFAPQPMKEEHLLTGQLEPTNQAYALAKIAGITMCQSYNKQYGTNFISVMPTNLFGPGDNYDPMNSHVLPAFIRRFHEAKENDTPVVTIWGTGTPKREFLYSEDLADACIYLMNNYNDSEIVNIGTGIEVSIAQLALAVKEVVGYEGEIEYDSTKPDGTPRKLLDCAKIHDLGWKHNTGLKEGIEAAYEDFLQRWKEGCFSEPQHA, from the coding sequence ATGGAATTGCAGGAAAAGATTTTTGTAGCCGGCCATCGCGGTCTTGTGGGATCTGCGCTCTGTAAAATGCTTCGTAAAAAAGGGTATAAAAATATTATCACCCGCACCCGTGATGAGCTTGATCTTCTGGACCAGGCCCGGGTAGAACAGTTCTTTAAAGAGGAAAAACCAGATTATGTGTTTCTCGCTGCGGCAAAGGTGGGCGGGATTTACGCCAATAACACCTATCCCGCGGAGTTTGCCTATTCAAATATGCAGATACAAAACAACATCGTACACTCCTCCTATAAATCCGGGGTGCAAAAGCTCTGTTTTCTTGGCTCTTCCTGCATCTATCCCAAATTCGCGCCACAGCCCATGAAAGAGGAACACCTTCTTACAGGGCAGCTTGAGCCAACCAACCAGGCATATGCTTTAGCCAAAATAGCGGGAATTACCATGTGCCAAAGCTACAACAAGCAGTATGGTACCAATTTTATCAGTGTGATGCCTACCAACCTTTTTGGTCCGGGGGATAACTATGATCCCATGAATTCTCATGTACTGCCCGCCTTTATAAGAAGATTTCATGAGGCTAAGGAAAACGATACTCCGGTAGTAACCATTTGGGGCACCGGTACACCAAAACGGGAATTTCTCTACTCAGAGGATCTGGCGGATGCCTGTATCTATCTCATGAACAACTATAATGATAGTGAGATTGTAAATATCGGAACCGGCATCGAGGTTAGCATCGCTCAACTGGCTCTTGCCGTTAAAGAGGTGGTTGGTTATGAAGGAGAGATTGAGTACGATTCCACAAAGCCCGACGGCACACCCAGAAAACTTCTTGATTGCGCCAAAATCCACGATCTTGGATGGAAACATAACACAGGACTTAAAGAGGGTATTGAAGCAGCGTACGAAGATTTTTTACAGAGATGGAAAGAGGGTTGCTTTTCTGAACCCCAGCACGCGTAA
- the gmd gene encoding GDP-mannose 4,6-dehydratase yields MRKVALITGITGQDGSYLAEILLDKEYDIHGIVRRTSQYNRGRIEPIREMAAARGRKFELHYGDMCDSSSLHRIISIAKPFEIYNLAAQSHVRVSFDEPEYTSDVDGIGVMRLLEAIRQTGLDCRFYQASTSELYGKVHEVPQTENTPFHPRSTYAVAKMYAFWIVKHYREAYGFHGSNGILFNHESPRRGENFVTRKITYSLARILAGKQKVLRLGNLDAKRDWGYAKDYCYMMWRMLQEEEPDDYVVATGETHSVREFVELATKHAGFDLVWEGEGVNEKGIDRNTNKVIVEIDPRYYRPSEVDLLLGDPTKAKEKLGWTPEVKFEELVEIMMQADLELLGVQRCKDAGVVV; encoded by the coding sequence ATGCGTAAAGTTGCCCTTATTACCGGTATAACAGGCCAGGATGGTTCCTATCTTGCGGAAATTCTGCTGGATAAGGAGTATGATATTCATGGTATCGTGAGGCGGACTTCACAGTATAACCGGGGAAGAATAGAGCCCATTCGTGAGATGGCCGCGGCCAGGGGCAGAAAGTTTGAACTGCACTATGGTGATATGTGTGATTCAAGCAGCCTTCATCGTATAATATCTATTGCCAAACCCTTTGAAATCTATAACCTTGCTGCCCAGAGCCATGTACGGGTATCGTTTGATGAGCCTGAGTACACCAGTGATGTGGATGGCATAGGCGTTATGCGGCTTCTGGAAGCCATACGGCAGACCGGGCTGGATTGTCGGTTTTATCAGGCTTCAACCTCTGAACTCTATGGTAAGGTCCATGAAGTTCCTCAAACGGAAAACACCCCGTTTCACCCCCGATCAACCTATGCGGTTGCCAAGATGTACGCATTCTGGATAGTGAAACACTACCGTGAAGCGTACGGTTTTCATGGCAGTAACGGGATTCTCTTTAATCATGAATCGCCACGAAGGGGTGAAAATTTTGTGACAAGAAAGATCACCTACTCTTTGGCCCGTATCCTTGCCGGTAAACAGAAGGTATTGCGCCTTGGTAATCTTGACGCAAAGCGTGACTGGGGTTACGCGAAAGATTACTGTTATATGATGTGGCGGATGCTCCAGGAGGAGGAGCCCGATGATTATGTTGTTGCCACAGGAGAGACCCACTCGGTGCGGGAATTTGTTGAGCTTGCAACAAAGCATGCGGGTTTTGATCTTGTGTGGGAGGGTGAAGGGGTAAATGAGAAGGGCATCGATCGTAACACCAACAAAGTAATCGTTGAGATCGATCCGCGCTATTACCGTCCCTCTGAGGTTGATCTTCTTTTGGGTGATCCAACCAAAGCCAAAGAGAAACTGGGCTGGACACCAGAGGTGAAATTTGAAGAGTTGGTGGAGATTATGATGCAGGCAGATTTGGAGCTTTTGGGAGTGCAACGTTGCAAAGATGCCGGTGTGGTAGTGTGA
- a CDS encoding glycosyltransferase family 4 protein — MNILHIVSGNLNGGAFRGAYWLHKGLQKIGVDSIMLTNSRDTGNDDSIVSIRKNPKSKIVAEIRPRLDRLPLLFYRNRSKKIFSTAITGFDFTKTAEYRNADIIHLHWINAGFVNIKDLKQITKPIVWTLRDMWPMTGGCHYSIQCNNFKTGCGNCWQLSSKRSLDLSRFILKRKLKHLPYNMKLIGISNWMSSLAQSSILFKQHDIRTIYNNINCKEFFSIEKTTAREILGIKTDKKILLCGSTNISDFYKGFSKLADALQNLNKNRIMLLFFGSASNEFLTSLGYEYKSLGFLNDNISLRLAYSASDVFVAPSLMDAFGKTIAESMACGTPTVCFNATGPGEIVDHKINGYAATPFEPDDLAKGIKWVLEHPNYQALTQKARKKVLTNFDNSVIAKKYYDLYQELLNNATLTAAQSSSKPGNYGFVTL, encoded by the coding sequence TTGAACATTTTACACATCGTTTCCGGTAATTTAAATGGTGGTGCATTCAGAGGAGCTTACTGGCTTCATAAAGGTTTGCAGAAAATTGGTGTTGATTCCATAATGCTAACCAACAGTCGTGATACAGGAAATGATGACTCCATCGTAAGCATCAGAAAAAATCCCAAATCCAAAATTGTCGCGGAGATACGACCTCGTTTAGATCGTTTACCACTCCTGTTTTATAGAAATAGAAGTAAAAAGATATTCAGTACCGCCATAACCGGATTTGATTTTACCAAAACAGCGGAATACAGAAATGCGGATATCATTCACCTGCATTGGATTAATGCCGGGTTTGTTAACATAAAGGACCTCAAACAAATTACTAAACCCATTGTATGGACTTTGCGAGATATGTGGCCAATGACTGGTGGGTGCCATTATAGCATACAATGTAATAATTTTAAAACAGGTTGTGGAAACTGTTGGCAGCTATCATCTAAAAGAAGCCTTGATCTTTCCAGGTTTATTTTAAAAAGAAAGCTAAAACACCTACCCTACAATATGAAGCTTATTGGAATAAGCAACTGGATGAGTAGTCTTGCTCAATCGAGTATCCTGTTTAAACAGCACGACATAAGAACGATTTATAATAACATCAACTGCAAAGAGTTTTTTTCGATAGAAAAAACTACTGCCAGAGAGATTCTTGGCATTAAAACCGATAAAAAAATCCTACTGTGCGGTTCTACAAACATCAGCGATTTTTATAAAGGATTTTCAAAGCTTGCAGACGCATTACAAAATCTAAACAAAAACAGAATAATGTTGCTTTTTTTCGGGTCTGCTTCAAACGAATTCCTTACCTCACTTGGCTATGAATACAAGAGCCTGGGATTTTTAAATGATAATATTTCTTTGCGATTAGCTTATTCTGCCAGTGACGTATTTGTAGCTCCAAGTTTAATGGATGCATTTGGAAAAACAATCGCAGAATCCATGGCTTGCGGAACACCCACGGTGTGCTTTAATGCAACAGGGCCAGGCGAGATTGTGGATCACAAGATAAATGGCTATGCAGCTACCCCGTTTGAACCGGATGATTTGGCCAAAGGGATTAAATGGGTATTGGAACACCCTAATTACCAGGCGTTAACCCAAAAGGCACGAAAAAAAGTTTTAACTAATTTCGATAACAGTGTTATAGCAAAAAAATACTATGATTTGTACCAGGAACTGCTGAACAATGCGACCCTCACGGCCGCACAATCCTCATCGAAGCCCGGGAATTACGGGTTCGTAACGCTATAA
- a CDS encoding right-handed parallel beta-helix repeat-containing protein — protein MYLSLLVIILYYTLSMAGNVIYVSPNGLDSATGEYSDPFSNIQDAINSLQNSPACDTIIVQEGSYLIGNQIFIDNVDGLTIKSENGANVRIMGGITIPSHQLGPINDDDIVLGVPGDFRDEIRKVSLSEIGVNATDFWNEKVLGQQILPRLVSGDTPLNLTRWPDSGYTTIENVRAIGDGSTYALETQGASNWVEEKDRIAFFGFWYHDWYANYFFPKNVVDDVIIVPSRKSPYGFREGQRFYALNILNEIKKPGDWVIDTGTNQLFLWPLDNQVPEYVLTANHENLLNITRSNDVIISDISISFSGRHGVHVHQCNNIKLISCEIRNTGGNGISVSNSSVVLILNNNVSYTGRNAISVNSGDVKEQNKSGNLVVGNTLSNWGRFRKTYSAAVRLAGSGNTVLFNTAFGAPHQGMEINGLNNIFKYNEVYDVCRESQDMGIIYTGRDWTARGNIISQNYLHSSGTGDINGVYLDDMVSGLVVENNLIENVPTAFKLGGGRDIFFRGNIISNCSRWIAADNRAMSETGPFRKHILPGGTAYERLVSKPYKAPPWTTNFPALQFILDDEPDTPKGNIITDNIIVGESRSRIASQIPEYGLVTRNDTVSTLTEAKELQRQRGGGFVGRENVGAKAFRPEMLPDILAMVENYDHRQPLLPILQEKHIYRDRASFVFARTNYLNKMDVTLRVASNGTEFPVIYRSAQHDTVVFRTAPGELVMRAKYKGIEGVLPGDYIERHFDTSLPEVVGSFHRSVYGSLVRYTIAAESFVPGGNRVQVTDLSDETTVFEYTTQSSEIDIYPLPDGEFAIAVTPLRSDGDDSINDTVTVSSVTVRAVPSSNWALVAFPSQNLSFSGDGTVRRLLKSGAQQSTENRSTSEVLKDLGLNGGITVPLGFKAVESPAVGNAYWYTAKEPVVYTIEESELFSGPYTFEFENSREWQYIGSPYTYPVRWSGKNELWRWNEHIQDFERAGDLMKPWTGYLYNPEGERKVELDGFPYIEKEQELPVLQKRVGSEETDWVVQIIAETEGYTDQQTFFGFSQNALNRRDYLDQPKPTRPDGGRQLFFNRPDWNTVTPAFSSDFRRTWLSDSTQTFTLSFSPHKGGSASTRIRFDGLDNTGDYRIILAERDNFTEIEDGTYITIADNSETFERTLIVTTSGSAFSEFPQRLAFKNSKARVVRPGALVKIPYQVPFTFNSDGSIDDSRTRVTMEIFDLRGRRVTDLVNRNMRPGSYTAYWDGKLSNGNPVGSGVYIIALRTRNSRASMRIVRP, from the coding sequence ATGTATTTGTCCTTACTAGTAATAATTCTTTATTACACACTAAGCATGGCTGGCAATGTAATCTATGTTTCACCCAATGGTTTGGATAGTGCAACTGGTGAATACAGTGACCCATTCTCAAACATTCAAGATGCTATAAATTCACTTCAAAACAGTCCCGCTTGCGATACAATAATAGTACAGGAGGGTAGCTATCTCATTGGCAATCAGATCTTTATCGATAATGTCGATGGCCTTACAATAAAATCTGAAAATGGTGCAAATGTAAGAATAATGGGTGGTATTACAATACCATCTCACCAGTTGGGACCCATTAACGACGATGATATTGTGCTAGGAGTACCCGGAGACTTCAGAGACGAAATAAGAAAGGTATCACTAAGTGAGATCGGGGTTAATGCAACTGATTTTTGGAATGAAAAAGTTTTAGGGCAGCAAATTCTGCCCAGATTAGTTTCAGGAGATACACCACTCAACTTAACCCGGTGGCCAGATTCAGGGTACACCACAATTGAAAATGTAAGAGCCATTGGAGATGGCAGTACGTATGCATTGGAAACACAGGGTGCATCTAATTGGGTAGAGGAAAAGGACAGAATTGCGTTTTTTGGGTTTTGGTACCATGATTGGTATGCAAATTATTTCTTTCCTAAGAATGTAGTTGATGATGTAATTATTGTGCCCAGTAGAAAAAGTCCTTATGGGTTTCGTGAGGGCCAAAGGTTTTATGCACTTAATATTTTAAATGAAATTAAAAAACCGGGCGATTGGGTAATTGATACTGGAACTAATCAGCTTTTCCTGTGGCCATTGGATAACCAGGTACCGGAGTATGTTCTAACCGCCAACCATGAAAATTTGTTAAATATCACCAGGTCTAATGATGTCATTATCTCTGATATCTCAATCTCTTTTTCCGGCAGGCACGGTGTACATGTTCACCAGTGCAATAACATTAAGCTGATATCATGCGAAATTAGAAATACTGGCGGGAATGGCATTTCAGTATCAAACAGCTCGGTTGTACTAATTTTAAATAACAATGTAAGTTATACAGGGCGTAATGCCATCTCTGTCAATTCTGGCGATGTAAAAGAACAAAACAAAAGCGGAAATCTTGTTGTTGGTAACACACTAAGTAATTGGGGAAGATTCAGAAAAACGTATTCAGCAGCGGTTCGTCTTGCGGGAAGTGGGAATACCGTTTTATTCAACACTGCCTTTGGGGCACCACATCAGGGTATGGAAATTAATGGTCTAAATAACATCTTTAAATATAACGAAGTATATGATGTCTGCAGAGAATCTCAGGATATGGGTATTATCTATACCGGTCGCGACTGGACCGCCCGGGGTAACATAATAAGTCAAAACTATCTGCATTCATCAGGTACTGGTGATATAAATGGAGTCTATCTCGATGATATGGTCAGTGGTCTCGTAGTTGAGAATAACCTGATTGAAAATGTTCCCACAGCTTTTAAACTCGGAGGTGGCAGGGATATTTTTTTTAGAGGTAACATCATTTCCAACTGTTCTCGTTGGATTGCTGCCGATAATCGAGCAATGTCAGAAACAGGACCTTTTCGCAAACATATCCTGCCCGGTGGAACAGCCTATGAACGTCTTGTTTCAAAGCCCTATAAAGCGCCACCCTGGACCACCAATTTTCCTGCACTTCAATTTATACTGGATGATGAACCCGATACTCCCAAAGGCAACATCATCACCGATAACATCATTGTTGGTGAAAGCAGAAGTCGCATAGCAAGCCAAATCCCAGAATACGGCCTCGTCACCCGTAACGACACCGTTTCCACCCTTACCGAAGCCAAAGAGCTTCAACGGCAGCGGGGCGGTGGCTTTGTTGGAAGAGAAAATGTAGGGGCTAAAGCGTTCAGACCGGAGATGCTTCCGGATATTTTGGCGATGGTAGAGAACTATGATCACCGCCAGCCACTCCTTCCCATTTTACAGGAGAAGCATATTTACCGCGACAGGGCATCCTTTGTTTTTGCCAGAACCAATTACCTCAACAAAATGGATGTAACTCTTCGGGTGGCCAGTAACGGTACAGAGTTTCCGGTTATCTACCGCTCCGCACAACATGATACCGTTGTATTCAGAACCGCTCCGGGCGAGCTGGTAATGCGTGCTAAGTATAAGGGTATTGAGGGGGTCTTGCCCGGGGATTACATAGAGCGCCACTTTGATACTTCACTGCCTGAAGTCGTAGGCAGTTTCCATCGTTCTGTTTACGGTTCTTTGGTGCGTTACACAATAGCGGCCGAAAGCTTTGTTCCGGGGGGAAACCGTGTGCAGGTTACCGACCTGTCTGACGAGACTACAGTTTTTGAGTATACCACACAGAGTAGCGAAATCGATATCTACCCCCTTCCTGATGGGGAATTCGCGATTGCGGTTACTCCACTGCGCTCTGATGGTGATGATAGTATCAACGATACTGTAACTGTTTCAAGTGTTACCGTACGCGCGGTTCCATCATCAAACTGGGCGCTTGTTGCTTTCCCATCCCAAAACCTTTCGTTTTCGGGTGATGGAACGGTGCGACGGCTCCTAAAAAGTGGCGCGCAGCAAAGCACAGAGAACCGATCTACCTCAGAGGTGCTCAAAGACCTGGGGCTTAATGGTGGGATTACAGTTCCACTGGGATTTAAAGCTGTTGAATCTCCAGCGGTGGGGAATGCCTACTGGTACACTGCCAAAGAACCGGTAGTGTACACCATAGAGGAGAGTGAACTGTTTAGTGGTCCTTACACCTTTGAGTTTGAAAACAGCAGAGAGTGGCAGTATATCGGTTCCCCTTATACCTATCCGGTGCGCTGGAGCGGAAAAAATGAGTTGTGGCGCTGGAATGAACACATCCAGGATTTTGAACGGGCAGGGGATCTGATGAAACCCTGGACCGGGTATCTCTACAATCCCGAGGGAGAGCGGAAAGTGGAGCTTGATGGATTCCCTTATATTGAAAAGGAGCAGGAGTTACCGGTTCTGCAAAAGAGGGTGGGTAGTGAAGAAACCGACTGGGTGGTGCAGATCATCGCGGAAACAGAGGGGTACACCGACCAACAGACCTTTTTTGGTTTTTCTCAGAACGCACTTAACCGGCGTGATTACCTCGATCAGCCTAAACCAACACGTCCCGATGGTGGCCGGCAACTCTTTTTCAATCGTCCCGACTGGAACACCGTAACCCCCGCGTTTTCAAGCGATTTTCGCAGAACCTGGCTTTCCGATTCCACGCAGACCTTTACCCTCTCCTTTTCACCCCATAAGGGTGGTTCGGCTTCTACACGAATCCGTTTTGATGGTCTCGATAACACGGGCGATTACAGAATAATCTTGGCGGAACGTGATAATTTTACCGAGATAGAGGATGGTACCTATATAACCATTGCCGATAACAGCGAAACCTTTGAGCGTACGCTCATAGTTACCACCAGTGGTTCGGCATTTTCGGAATTTCCGCAGCGGTTGGCCTTCAAAAATTCTAAAGCACGGGTGGTAAGGCCCGGCGCATTGGTAAAGATTCCCTATCAGGTACCCTTTACTTTCAATTCAGATGGTTCCATTGATGACAGTCGTACGCGGGTGACCATGGAAATCTTTGATCTTCGGGGCAGGAGAGTAACCGATCTTGTGAACAGAAATATGCGTCCCGGCAGCTATACGGCCTATTGGGATGGAAAGCTTTCCAACGGTAATCCTGTGGGGAGTGGGGTGTATATTATAGCGTTACGAACCCGTAATTCCCGGGCTTCGATGAGGATTGTGCGGCCGTGA
- a CDS encoding glycosyltransferase family 4 protein, translating into MKILLLHNRYTQVGGEDTVFDNECGLLEDNGYTIQKLIFKNKKTKNLLLQVLLFWDTLFSFSSFFKVLRVIRKFRPDIIHVHNIFYTASPSVLWAARICNVPVVMTLHNFRLLCPGALFLRDGKICEKCRHKKFPIDGVRHRCFKGFAPSLALAVTLCLHKLINTWNTTVERYICLNEFAATTFKNSSLKVTEEKIVVKPNWTHNQYQTNNIGKQEHFLFVGRLSHEKGVPFLLKAFEKIGKKLWIAGSGPLNEKMKNLPSNIVYLGALEKGEVVQQMAKAKAVLLPSCWYEMFPMIIIEAFSVGTPIIATRIGGLPGIINHGTNGLLFEKGNEKDLLEKVLSLDDCAFYNRLCCNAQKTFKAKYTDTVAIDNLFQIYKPFMKETVIPAKVC; encoded by the coding sequence ATGAAAATATTGTTACTACACAATAGGTATACGCAAGTTGGTGGAGAAGATACTGTATTTGATAATGAATGCGGGTTATTAGAGGATAATGGGTACACTATACAAAAGCTTATATTCAAGAACAAAAAAACAAAAAACTTGCTTTTACAAGTACTGCTTTTTTGGGATACCCTTTTTTCATTCTCATCCTTCTTTAAAGTACTTAGAGTAATACGCAAATTTAGACCCGACATAATACACGTACATAATATTTTCTACACTGCATCTCCCTCTGTGCTATGGGCAGCCCGTATATGCAATGTCCCGGTAGTTATGACATTACATAACTTTAGACTACTTTGCCCCGGGGCGCTCTTTTTAAGAGATGGTAAGATATGTGAAAAATGCAGACATAAGAAGTTCCCCATAGATGGTGTTCGGCATAGGTGTTTTAAAGGCTTTGCCCCCTCCCTTGCATTGGCTGTTACATTATGCCTACACAAACTCATAAATACATGGAATACCACGGTTGAGCGTTATATCTGTTTAAATGAGTTTGCGGCTACTACATTTAAAAATTCATCACTGAAGGTCACAGAAGAAAAAATAGTAGTAAAACCCAACTGGACGCATAACCAGTACCAGACAAACAATATAGGCAAACAGGAGCATTTTCTCTTTGTAGGACGCTTGAGTCACGAGAAGGGCGTACCTTTTTTGCTAAAAGCGTTTGAAAAAATCGGCAAAAAACTATGGATTGCGGGGAGTGGGCCATTGAACGAAAAAATGAAGAATCTTCCTTCAAATATTGTGTACCTCGGTGCTTTGGAAAAAGGTGAGGTAGTGCAGCAAATGGCAAAAGCCAAAGCCGTTTTACTTCCTTCGTGTTGGTATGAGATGTTCCCCATGATAATCATAGAGGCTTTTTCGGTTGGTACTCCCATTATTGCTACAAGAATAGGGGGATTACCAGGCATCATCAACCATGGAACTAATGGATTACTATTTGAAAAAGGTAATGAAAAAGATTTACTTGAAAAAGTTTTAAGTTTAGATGATTGTGCTTTTTATAATCGACTCTGTTGCAATGCACAAAAAACCTTTAAAGCTAAATATACTGATACTGTGGCTATTGATAATCTCTTTCAGATATATAAGCCATTTATGAAGGAAACCGTCATACCTGCAAAAGTTTGTTAG
- a CDS encoding glycosyltransferase family 4 protein yields MQKNHFVSKCSYRHNAGTISIGNILEEGLLVLEKKLRKRKKTVVIIQRVLTHYRIPFVENLKCKLYSENIKLVFVYGQTKAKERERNDTVELKWCKKIKNLYLPFGFVWQPALKKIYGADLIIVEQAHKLLLNYVLFLLRPLFKYKIAFWGHGYCHQQSKTSFSNRIKRRLLKKPDWWFAYTATVADWVIGNGVKKDTVTNVQNAIDTKTLKEYRSNISSCDIGKLKKKMKIPPDAFIGIFCGGMYKEKELRFLVNASKKVVESIPEFQLLLIGNGPDSVIAKEAAKNKSYIHYLGAKFGKEKVLYFAASDLFLLPGLVGLAVLDSFALGLPMVTTDYPYHSPEISYLKHGHNGIITRFDIQSFSNAIVDLLNDTAKRKRITRNAIYDGKKYTIEAMTENFASGIIKALDKNENIVTTQ; encoded by the coding sequence ATGCAAAAAAATCACTTTGTTTCCAAATGTTCTTATAGGCACAACGCTGGTACAATATCAATAGGCAATATATTAGAAGAAGGATTATTAGTGTTAGAAAAAAAGCTAAGAAAAAGAAAGAAAACTGTAGTAATCATTCAACGAGTGTTAACTCATTACAGAATACCGTTTGTTGAAAATCTAAAATGTAAGTTATATTCAGAAAATATTAAGCTGGTATTTGTTTATGGCCAAACTAAAGCTAAAGAAAGAGAGAGAAATGATACTGTAGAGTTAAAATGGTGCAAAAAGATCAAAAATCTGTACTTGCCCTTTGGTTTTGTTTGGCAACCAGCACTAAAGAAAATCTACGGTGCTGATCTCATTATAGTAGAGCAGGCACACAAATTACTTCTCAATTATGTATTGTTTTTATTGAGACCCTTATTCAAATACAAAATAGCTTTTTGGGGCCACGGTTATTGCCATCAGCAGAGTAAAACATCTTTTTCTAATAGGATCAAAAGGCGTTTGTTAAAGAAGCCTGATTGGTGGTTTGCATATACAGCTACAGTAGCCGATTGGGTTATTGGAAATGGGGTGAAGAAAGATACTGTAACCAATGTTCAAAATGCTATTGATACTAAAACACTTAAAGAATATAGATCTAATATAAGTAGCTGTGATATTGGGAAATTGAAAAAGAAGATGAAAATACCACCCGATGCGTTCATAGGTATTTTTTGTGGAGGTATGTATAAGGAAAAAGAACTTCGATTTTTAGTCAACGCTTCTAAAAAAGTTGTTGAAAGCATCCCAGAATTCCAGTTGCTTTTAATTGGGAATGGTCCCGATTCTGTTATTGCTAAAGAAGCTGCAAAAAACAAGAGTTATATACATTACTTAGGTGCAAAGTTTGGCAAAGAAAAGGTGCTGTATTTTGCTGCCTCAGACCTGTTTTTATTACCTGGCCTTGTTGGACTTGCAGTTTTAGATAGCTTTGCACTTGGCCTTCCTATGGTGACTACCGATTATCCATATCATAGTCCCGAAATTTCTTATTTAAAACACGGGCATAACGGTATTATTACGCGGTTTGATATACAATCTTTTTCAAACGCAATAGTTGATTTGTTAAATGATACGGCAAAGAGAAAGCGCATAACCAGGAATGCAATCTATGATGGAAAGAAATACACCATTGAAGCTATGACTGAAAATTTTGCTAGTGGTATTATAAAGGCTTTAGATAAAAATGAAAATATTGTTACTACACAATAG